A single Eubalaena glacialis isolate mEubGla1 chromosome 18, mEubGla1.1.hap2.+ XY, whole genome shotgun sequence DNA region contains:
- the LOC133078542 gene encoding zinc finger protein 792-like, producing MDPALGSVTFEDVAVYFSQEEWKLLDEAQRFLYHDVMLETFALVASLGLSSSRSHVVQLELRGEPWVHDRVDMTPDRARGAQIGPGPGCWYIAENKETPSEQNVSVEVPQINTSEADLSTLKSCPWERYCLYLEGGLHLAEDLGTDPGQKLCGAGVQFHQRSGEELFRRDVGKTFMKSCTIHASKKSFTFQEPWKDFPCSSGLLQHQVTPQKDTKFVEAFHSGEKRYKCSECGKAFCRKYRLAQHQRVHTGERPYECSECGKVFRCNSNLVIHRRIHTGERPYECRECGKFFRQNAQLIVHQRIHTGAKPYECSECGKTFITKSKLVQHQRVHTGERPYECGECRKAFTYKRMLVQHQRVHTGERPYECSECGKVFRYIASLIKHRRIHTGERPYECSECGKSFRQRAHLQVHQRIHTGAKTYKCSECGKCFSQNSILTTHQRVHTGERPYKCSECGKCFSQSSTLIKHQSSHWRKTI from the exons ATGGACCCTGCACTG GGCTCTGTGACCTTTGAGGACGTGGCTGTCTACTTTTCCCAGGAGGAATGGAAGCTTCTTGATGAGGCCCAGAGATTCCTGTACCACGATGTCATGCTGGAGACCTTTGCACTTGTTGCATCATTGG GACTTTCATCTTCTAGGTCCCATGTTGTCCAGCTGGAGCTGAGAGGAGAACCCTGGGTACATGACAGAGTGGACATGACTCCAGACAGAGCAAGAGGGGCTCAAATTGGGCCTGGCCCTG GGTGTTGGTATATAGCAGAGAACAAGGAGACACCTTCTGAGCAGAATGTTTCTGTAGAAGTGCCACAAATAAATACTTCAGAGGCAGACCTGTCCACCCTGAAGTCCTGTCCCTGGGAGAGGTACTGCCTGTACTTAGAAGGTGGTTTGCATCTAGCTGAGGACCTTGGCACAGACCCTGGCCAGAAACTCTGTGGGGCAGGTGTGCAGTTTCACCAGCGCAGTGGAGAGGAACTCTTTAGAAGAGACGTGGGTAAGACCTTTATGAAGAGCTGCACCATCCATGCATCCAAGAAGTCTTTCACATTCCAGGAGCCTTGGAAGGATTTCCCTTGTAGCTCTGGCCTTCTCCAGCACCAGGTCACTCCACAAAAGGACACCAAGTTTGTAGAGGCctttcacagtggagaaaagcgTTAcaagtgcagtgaatgtgggaaagccttctgcCGTAAATACAGACTTGCTCAGCACCAGAGAGTCCACACTGGAGAAAGACCTTatgaatgcagtgaatgtgggaaagtcTTTAGATGCAACTCCAACCTTGTTATACATAGAAGAATTCACACTGgggaaaggccttatgagtgtaGAGAATGTGGGAAGTTCTTTAGGCAAAACGCCCAACTTATTGTGCaccagagaattcacactggagcCAAGCCTTacgagtgcagtgaatgtgggaaaaccttcatTACTAAAAGCAAACTTGTTCAGCACCAGAGAGTCCACACTGGAGAGAGACCTTATGAATGTGGAGAATGCAGAAAAGCCTTCACCTATAAACGCATGCTTGTTCAGCATCAGAGAGTCCACACTGGAGAgaggccttatgagtgcagtgaatgtgggaaagtcTTTAGGTACATCGCCAGCCTCATTAAACATAGAAGAATTCACACTGgggaaaggccttatgagtgtaGTGAATGTGGGAAGTCCTTTAGGCAAAGGGCCCACCTTCAGGTCCaccagagaattcacactggagcAAAGACTTAcaagtgcagtgaatgtgggaaatgtTTTAGCCAAAACTCTATTCTCACTACGCACCAGAGAGTTCACACTGGCGAAAGGCCTTataagtgcagtgaatgtggaaaGTGTTTTAGCCAAAGCTCTACTCTTATTAAGCACCAGAGTTCACattggagaaaaaccatatga